A single window of Gossypium arboreum isolate Shixiya-1 chromosome 13, ASM2569848v2, whole genome shotgun sequence DNA harbors:
- the LOC128286846 gene encoding uncharacterized protein LOC128286846 produces the protein MSNLVKLEFAALDISGKNYLSWVLDAKIHLDVKGLGNTILADKEASNQDKAKAMIFIRHHLHEGLKVEYLTVKDPLELWKNLKERFDHQKTLILPKARYDWMHLRLQDFKTVSEYNSKLFKISSQLKLCGETITDEDLLEKTFSTFHATNVLLQQQYREKGFKWYSELISCLLVAEQNNELLMKHGIRPTGLAPFPSECSST, from the coding sequence atgtcaaatcttgTCAAACTTGAATTTGCGGCCTTAGACATCTCAGGCAAGAATTATTTGTCATGGGTGTTAGATGCTAAAATTCACCTAGATGTTAAAGGTCTAGGGAATACTATATTAGCAGATAAAGAAGCATCTAATCAAGACAAGGCAAAAGCAATGATTTTCATCCGTCATCATCTGCATGAAGGATTAAAAGTGGAATATCTCACTGTGAAAGACCCTCTTGAGttgtggaaaaatttgaaagaacgaTTTGACCATCAGAAAACTCTGATACTCCCTAAAGCTCGTTATGATTGGATGCACTTACGGTTGCAAGATTTTAAGACTGTAAGTGAatacaattcaaaacttttcaaaattagttctCAACTAAAATTATGTGGAGAAACCATAACTGATGAGGACTTGTTAgagaaaacattttcaacctttcaCGCTACTAATGTGCTCTTACAGCAACAATACCGTGAAAAAGGTTTTAAATGGTATTCTGAATTGATTTCATGCCTTTTGGTGGCTGAACAAAATAATGAGCTATTGATGAAACATGGAATTCGTCCCACTGGTCTTGCACCATTCCCTAGTGAATGTAGCAGTACataa